The following coding sequences are from one Gossypium hirsutum isolate 1008001.06 chromosome A12, Gossypium_hirsutum_v2.1, whole genome shotgun sequence window:
- the LOC107921733 gene encoding putative EG45-like domain containing protein 1, producing the protein MENYSLIFVCMVAYLVSFASAKPGIATFYTKYIPSACFKNQDHGKMIAAAGDALWKNGAMCGKKFTVKCTGPRNGVRHPCTGKSVTVKVVDQCPRCPSTMDLSREAFEIIAKPVAGIINIDYKKV; encoded by the exons ATGGAGAATTACAGTTTGATTTTTGTTTGTATGGTTGCCTACCTTGTCTCCTTTGCTTCAGCAAAACCAGGGATTGCCACcttttatacaaaatatattc CTTCTGCATGCTTCAAAAACCAGGATCATGGAAAAATGATTGCTGCAGCTGGTGATGCACTATGGAAAAATGGGGCAATGTGTGGGAAAAAGTTCACCGTGAAATGCACCGGACCTCGAAATGGCGTACGACATCCATGCACAGGCAAGAGCGTTACTGTGAAGGTCGTTGATCAGTGTCCGAGATGCCCATCGACAATGGATCTCTCAAGAGAGGCCTTCGAAATTATCGCCAAACCGGTTGCTGGTATCATTAACATCGACTACAAGAA GGTTTGA